Proteins from a genomic interval of Strix uralensis isolate ZFMK-TIS-50842 unplaced genomic scaffold, bStrUra1 scaffold_72, whole genome shotgun sequence:
- the LOC141938481 gene encoding kinesin-like protein KIF20B, with translation MSNTTEKNRDENEKLIKLQKELKENEAKYQTERKNWLEEKMRLISEVKEAESHRNREMRRFAEDRKRCVEQQAEIERLAAQLVEKASNLQKWHEERDQLVEALEVQLETLASIAIQKDKEIAELKQAAVKDSGKFSWCRIDKACDV, from the exons ATGAGCAACACCacggaaaaaaacagagatgaaaatgagaaattaataaaactgcaaaaagaactgaag gagaatgaggcaaagtatcaaactgaaagaaagaattggctggaggaaaaaatgagactcataagtgaagtgaaagaagctgagagccatcgcaacagagaaatgagaagattTGCGGAGGACAGAAAACGTTgtgtagagcaacaagcagaaatt gaaagacttgctgcacagctggtagaaaaggCCAGCAATCTTCAAAAGTGGCATGAAGAAAGAGATCAGTTagtagaagctttggaagtacagctcGAGACTTTGGCTTCTATCGccatacaaaaagataaagaaatagcgGAACTGAAACAAGCGGCGGTGAaggattcaggaaag